GGGCTGGCCGGGGCCGGGTTGGTCATTCCGGATAATCTCTGGCGCGATTTTCCCGATGGACCCTGGCCCAGTTGAACCGCGTCCAGAGCGAGATACTCATTTTCGAGTGAGCTCCACGATTGGTGCATCCACGACCCTTAGCGGGGACGCGGTTCAAAATGATCTATTCCTTAATATCTTAAACCGCGCCGGCTCCAGCGCCCGTCAAGTCTGCCGGGGCCGATACCATCCAAGAACATCGCATACCGCACCGGGCGCGGTTTAGATCAGAAGTACTGGCAATGATCCGCGCGCGCGGCGATCTCCTGAAGAAAGACGCCCGGATCCATGATCCCGTCCGCCTCGGGCAAGAGGTCGTCGTCGACGACATCGAACGTCATGGCGGCCAAGCGACAGCCATGCAGCCGGACGTGGCCGGTCGAGGCGAGCAGCTTCAGAAAGTCATGGATCTCGAGCGGATCCCCGTCGCGTTTCAGCCGCTGCTTCAGCCAGTCCTCGCGGTGGGCGTAACGCGGATCCATCCGGCACTCGCGCACGCCCTCGGGGGTGAGCAGCACCGACCAGAGGACGAAGAGGATGTCCACCTCGACGCCCTTGCGGCCCATCTCCCACGCAAAGGTCAGCGGGCTCAGGAGCCGGTCGAAGGCGTCATCGCGGATGACGATGGCGAGGCGCCGGATGGGCGGCGCCGCGGACAGGTCGGCCTGTCCCGCATCCGGCCACCCGTCCGAGCGGGCGGTCGGAACCTCCTCGGATTGACGCATGGCGGCCTCTGTATCGGGGGCGAGGGACGGCCGCCCGGGGTTCTGTCGCGTTTGAATCGTTGCGGAAGGCATGATCTGGACTCCGGCCGCCGGGCATCGTACAGACCCCGGCGGCGCTTCGTGTGGAACCCTAAACGACAAGGTCTCAGTGTGGATCGGACTTAAACCGCGCCCGGTGCGATATGCGTCGTTTGTTGGATTGGCTTGGCCGCGTCGGCTCCGACAACTGTCGGAGTCGACGCGGTTTAAGGCATTGACAAATATTACTTTTAAACCGCGCCTCACCGAGATCGAGGACTTCTCCAAAGCCAAACGCAACATGAAAATGACGGTCGCTCTTGACGCGGTTTAAATCGGACTCGGCCTTGTCGGTCTCCTTCGGCGCTTCTGTCGGGCTGAAGCCCGACCCGCGGCGGGACACCGGACGGATACGGCGTTGTCCGGCGATCGCCTTAAGGCGATTTCCGGGAATCGACATCCCAACTGCGGAGACGATGGGTCGGAAGTGACGCGAACGGTCGCCGCTTCGCGACGTTGCTTCCGGCCAATCGGTGGTGCAAGGAAGGATCGGTTCGTCCGGAATCCGATGACGACAACGACAACGACAACGACAACGACAACGACAACGAGTAGAACCTTCGACGACCGACCTTGGTTCCGGCTCTGTCGGTAGATCCTTTCCCGGAAAGCACCTAAGCGGCCTGACTCAACGGTAAATCGCCCGCTCTCGCAGCAAGGGCACGCGCACTCGCACTGTCCGGCTTGAGATCGACCCTCTCGGCAATCAGCGCACGTGCCAAGGCAAGCTGCCCGTCACGCAGCGCGGCCTCGATCAAGGTCAGATCGATCAGGTCGCGCTGGGCATGGCTGCCGCCGAAACGATTGGCCCGATCCCGAGCCGGTCGCAGCAGGCGCACCGTCTCGGCATAGTCGCCCTCTCCGAAGGCATGGATCGCACGGGTGACCGGGGACCCGACCTCGCGAACGAAGAAACGGTTGTCGCCCGGTCCGTCCATTGCCTGCGTTTGGGCCGCGAAGACACGCTCGGCGGCCGCTCGCCGCTGCGCACCGGTGAAGGCCATCATGGCGTGGGCATCGTTGAAGGCGTAGTTGCCCGCGTCCGCGATCGGCTCCCAGCCATCCGCCACGGCTTGCCAACGCTCGCCGAGCGGAATGCCCCGAAGCTGCAGGCGCCACAGGAGCGCGGAAGCGTCGATCATGTCGAGCACGACCCGGGAGCGCGGTCCGTAGATGGGCCCGTCGAACAGCCGCAGGACCTCGTCGACCTCGCCCATCTCCAGGTGATAGAGCGCCAGGTGCCACCAGATATGCACCGCGAAGAAGTTGTCGACGGACCAGGCGTCCGAGTCGCTGCGCAGCCACGCGATGCCCTCGGTCGTGCGGCCCTGCATCTCCATGACATGGGCAACCGCGTGCCAGGCCCAGGCGTCATGGCGCTCCAGCTCAACCGCACGCCGGCCCGCGGCCTCCGCGCGCGCATAGAGCCCGGTCTCCTCCAAACCGAAGGCGTGCATCCCGATGACGGCGTGATAGCCGGGCATGTCCGCCGACCATGAGGGCAAGGCACGGGCGATGCGGTCGCGCAACAGACGCGACGCGCCGGTATAGAAGTCCACGACATGCCCGACCTGGAGCGCGAGGATGTCGCGCGGGTGCTCGATGGCAATGTCCTCCAGGATCCGCGAGGCGACATGCCACTCGCTGTCCAAGAGGTGCTGTACCGCGTTCAGATGCGCGCGCTCGCGCGCCGTGCTCGGTCGGGTTCCGGCGCTCTCCAGATCCGCGCGGGCCACGGCGAATCCGTCCGGCTCGGTCCCCAGCAGATGCAGATAGGCATGGAGAACCCGCGCCATCACAAACTCCGGACTCCGGCTCAACGCCTGCTCCGCGGTCGCCACCGGGTCGCCCCGATAACATTGAAACTCATGAAGTGCCTGATGGTAGAGATCGCCTGCGGTCGTATCGGCGCCGCTCATGGGAAGGCCGAGTGCATCGTTACGGGTCATCGCGATTCCTCCTCGCTCGGGTCGTCTGTCGGTTGATCCACCGGGATGCTCCGGTGTTGAGGAAAGGCTACGACCCGCCCGTTATTCGTCCGTGAAACCGGCGTGAAAGATGGAGTAAAAATACGTGTTGTCGCTCACGTTATTCCGCCAATTTTTCTCAGACTAATCCCCGCTAAATCTGCCATTTTCCACCACCGCTGTTGGCGAGGCGTGAGCCAAGACCCGTCTTGGGACTTCGTTGTGGCAGCAACCGGCCACAAGCCGTTACACGTCAACTCAAGCCGCGTGACTCTTCAACGCGCATTGCGGACTCCCATGACTGCTCACGCCAGCGATCAATTCGCGCGGTTTGTTGTCGGTCTCGCAGGGCCCATAGGGGGCCTGATTAATCGCATTGCGGACGTTCGCTCAATCATAAACGTGTGCGCGAAAAAGAACGTTAAAATTCAGGGCGTCGGGTCTGAGCTTTGTCAGCGGATATCCTTTCCGTTCTCAGGTGCTGTCCTTTTGCACACGATCTGAAAAATCCTCTACGGACTGAGCAAATGCCAGATGACCGCATGCGCGCTCATATGCCTTAGGATCGTTCTGCGCATCAATCTTTCCTGAATCGACGAGATGCCTAATCGCGCGAAGTCTTCTTCGATATCCCTTCGTAAGCCGCGGACGTGCCTGATCGACCAACAAGCCGTAAACCTTAAGCCGATTCGGTAATGACAAGAGGGTTGTTTTCTCTTCAGACAACTGCCAATTGCCTGTCTCGATCATTCCACGTACGTCACTTGAAATATTAGGACTCGGCTTTCCCGCACCGGAAATTACTATATCGTCTGCATATCGCGTATACACAAGCCCGCGCTCGTGGCAGTACTCTTGTAGTTGCCTGTCAACCTTCAGAAAAGCTAGATTGGATAACACCGGGCTTGCCGGAGAACCCTGCGCAAGGACCCCGTTCAAGCTGCTCAAGCCCGAGGCGATTTCTGCGCCATGCTCAGTATACCCGATGTCCACAAGCGCATTCTTTACGATTGCCGTCGGGGTGCTTTGAAAAAAATCTTTAATATCTGTCGAAAAAACCCACTTCGCTCGGCAATGCATTGCCGCACCATGCAGAATTGAACGTCCAGGAACAAATCCAACGACTACGTCCGGCATGGTAATCGCGCGAGCAAGATAATGGCCGAACCACTTCTGGATTATTTTCAACCCCACGCGAGGTGCATCAATACGCCGTTGCTTTTTTCCGCTTCTAATTTGGAATCTTCGATAGTAGTGTTGAGGTCGATTCAGCATCGCCCCGACAAACTGACTCCTGTATCCAAATAAGACGGACAGTGCTCTGATCGAGACGACAGGAGGATAGCCTTTACTATCGAGACAACGAATAGCATCGACGTGTGCCTCGTCGAAGCCGTCACCAAGTGCTTGGAGATACTTATCGAGGGAGGAAAAGAGAATGAGGCGTGGCGGAGTATTCAAGGGCCTCTAAAGCAAAGCGCAGATCGCTTTCGTTGAGCGCCGGTCGGGTTCGTGCCGAAGATGCGAAGCATCTTCGGTGCGAACCCGACCGAACCTTCTGTACCAGACCTTTGCAAGCTGGGGCGTTGCGCCCCATCGCAAGTTTTTACCTTCCCCACCACGCCCCAACGCGGTTTCTACCATTTTCGCCGGCCCAACTCAAGTGCGCGTGCAACATCAGGAGAATCTCTTCCCCGCCGGTTCGGCAGCACAGACATACCAAACGCAGTTAAGGAATAACAGCCTGGCTTCTCCCAAATTAGGGCCTTCACACGAACTAAACCGTCGAGAGCTCTTTTCAACCAGTTTTCCGAGGGCACCGTCAGCCCTTGCTCCGACAAGCGCTTAAATATGACCTCTAAGCTTGCGGGGGCTAGCCTGTAAACACACCATAGGATTTGCGGTGGAGCTGGGGGACCTTGGGTCAATTCCGTAATATAAACGCGGCCAAGCTGCAATTCGTATGCCTGCAAGAAAGAGCCTATCTTTCGCACCAAATCGCGATGAGCAGCACCCCGTTCAATGTCATCCTCGGATCTGACATAAACCACAACATCGATTGCGCCAGAGCGCGAACTCAACATCGCAACATCGATAAAGTTACGGTCCAGTAGGTTCTCCAGCGCCAGGGCCAACGCAGCATTCGCTGGACCGTTTGAAAAATCCGAACACATTTCTACGTCAGCGTTCAATCCAAGCTCTCTGTGCACGCGATTTCTTAGCATAACAGATGCTTTTCGTGAAAACGGAGCCACGGAGTACGGCACAAGCACTAGATATCTGCCGGACTCCGGAACAAACTCAACCACGGAGTCTCTATACCGACCGTCCGCATACTTGCGCAGGAACTCCTTTATTCGTTGCTTGTCACCTGAGTCCGAGCTGTTTGGATACATTGAGCAAATCGTCTGTAAAGGTCTTCGCTTGGGATGGCCAG
The sequence above is drawn from the Thiocapsa rosea genome and encodes:
- a CDS encoding tetratricopeptide repeat protein, with product MTRNDALGLPMSGADTTAGDLYHQALHEFQCYRGDPVATAEQALSRSPEFVMARVLHAYLHLLGTEPDGFAVARADLESAGTRPSTARERAHLNAVQHLLDSEWHVASRILEDIAIEHPRDILALQVGHVVDFYTGASRLLRDRIARALPSWSADMPGYHAVIGMHAFGLEETGLYARAEAAGRRAVELERHDAWAWHAVAHVMEMQGRTTEGIAWLRSDSDAWSVDNFFAVHIWWHLALYHLEMGEVDEVLRLFDGPIYGPRSRVVLDMIDASALLWRLQLRGIPLGERWQAVADGWEPIADAGNYAFNDAHAMMAFTGAQRRAAAERVFAAQTQAMDGPGDNRFFVREVGSPVTRAIHAFGEGDYAETVRLLRPARDRANRFGGSHAQRDLIDLTLIEAALRDGQLALARALIAERVDLKPDSASARALAARAGDLPLSQAA
- a CDS encoding reverse transcriptase family protein, producing MNTPPRLILFSSLDKYLQALGDGFDEAHVDAIRCLDSKGYPPVVSIRALSVLFGYRSQFVGAMLNRPQHYYRRFQIRSGKKQRRIDAPRVGLKIIQKWFGHYLARAITMPDVVVGFVPGRSILHGAAMHCRAKWVFSTDIKDFFQSTPTAIVKNALVDIGYTEHGAEIASGLSSLNGVLAQGSPASPVLSNLAFLKVDRQLQEYCHERGLVYTRYADDIVISGAGKPSPNISSDVRGMIETGNWQLSEEKTTLLSLPNRLKVYGLLVDQARPRLTKGYRRRLRAIRHLVDSGKIDAQNDPKAYERACGHLAFAQSVEDFSDRVQKDST